The following are encoded together in the Rhineura floridana isolate rRhiFlo1 chromosome 21, rRhiFlo1.hap2, whole genome shotgun sequence genome:
- the UPK3B gene encoding uroplakin-3b isoform X1, with translation MARLPFSAILLMLVGIDLISAQETLAYIPRLTPHNMEGKITTSTFVLDQPRCVFNNVVKEDDDIWLVVAYSSEVDKFKPPRLPLELPFQELKKNSFYMTLSTVEGNYPCPEEDSNNLNVLRVGSETSCTWDLSRPDCNGPLPDPGPYRVKFVVMNNQGNTTETKWSEPITLIQGKSPDSIDTSPVRRRTGVTIIASILSILFAILLAAFIATLCYKYSDICSGADMVSGRDPTITHYTTHHRYDQPAASRSEPHVFG, from the exons ATGGCGAGGCTGCCTTTCTCGGCCATTCTCTTGATGCTGGTGGGAATTGACCTCATAAGTGCCCAAG AGACTTTAGCGTACATCCCTCGCCTCACTCCCCATAACATGGAAGGGaagatcaccacctccacctttGTTCTGGATCAACCGCGATGCGTTTTCAACAATGTTGTCAAGGAAGATGACGATATATGGCTGGTGGTTGCTTACAGCAGCG AGGTGGATAAGTTTAAACCCCCCAGATTGCCTTTGGAACTGCCCTTCCAGGAACTCAAGAAGAATTCCTTTTACATGACTTTAAGCACCGTCGAGGGAAACTATCCTTGCCCAGAGGAAGATAGTAACAATCTCAATGTCCTGAGGGTGGGGAGCGAAACCAGCTGCACTTGGGATCTCTCGAGGCCAGACTGCAACGGCCCCCTGCCTGACCCGGGGCCCTACAG AGTGAAGTTTGTGGTTATGAACAACCAAGGTAACACAACTGAGACAAAATGGTCAGAACCTATCACACTGATTCAAG GGAAGAGCCCCGATAGCATCGACACGTCGCCTGTTCGCCGGAGGACAGGGGTGACCATCATTGCCTCTATCCTCTCCATCCTCTTTGCCATCCTGCTGGCTGCCTTCATCGCCACTTTGTGCTACAAATA TTCCGACATCTGCAGTGGTGCCGATATGGTGAGTGGGCGGGATCCAACCATAACGCACTACACCACTCACCATAGATATGACCAGCCTGCCGCAAGCCGCTCTGAGCCTCATGTTTTCGGATAG
- the UPK3B gene encoding uroplakin-3b isoform X2, whose amino-acid sequence MEGKITTSTFVLDQPRCVFNNVVKEDDDIWLVVAYSSEVDKFKPPRLPLELPFQELKKNSFYMTLSTVEGNYPCPEEDSNNLNVLRVGSETSCTWDLSRPDCNGPLPDPGPYRVKFVVMNNQGNTTETKWSEPITLIQGKSPDSIDTSPVRRRTGVTIIASILSILFAILLAAFIATLCYKYSDICSGADMVSGRDPTITHYTTHHRYDQPAASRSEPHVFG is encoded by the exons ATGGAAGGGaagatcaccacctccacctttGTTCTGGATCAACCGCGATGCGTTTTCAACAATGTTGTCAAGGAAGATGACGATATATGGCTGGTGGTTGCTTACAGCAGCG AGGTGGATAAGTTTAAACCCCCCAGATTGCCTTTGGAACTGCCCTTCCAGGAACTCAAGAAGAATTCCTTTTACATGACTTTAAGCACCGTCGAGGGAAACTATCCTTGCCCAGAGGAAGATAGTAACAATCTCAATGTCCTGAGGGTGGGGAGCGAAACCAGCTGCACTTGGGATCTCTCGAGGCCAGACTGCAACGGCCCCCTGCCTGACCCGGGGCCCTACAG AGTGAAGTTTGTGGTTATGAACAACCAAGGTAACACAACTGAGACAAAATGGTCAGAACCTATCACACTGATTCAAG GGAAGAGCCCCGATAGCATCGACACGTCGCCTGTTCGCCGGAGGACAGGGGTGACCATCATTGCCTCTATCCTCTCCATCCTCTTTGCCATCCTGCTGGCTGCCTTCATCGCCACTTTGTGCTACAAATA TTCCGACATCTGCAGTGGTGCCGATATGGTGAGTGGGCGGGATCCAACCATAACGCACTACACCACTCACCATAGATATGACCAGCCTGCCGCAAGCCGCTCTGAGCCTCATGTTTTCGGATAG